The Ranitomeya imitator isolate aRanImi1 chromosome 6, aRanImi1.pri, whole genome shotgun sequence genome window below encodes:
- the LOC138642918 gene encoding fatty acid-binding protein, adipocyte-like translates to MGDELVGTWKLTDNNSDDFDKYMEKVGVTFLTRKAACHLKPDVNITKNNDEWCIKTTSTFKNTELSFKCGEEFDETTADGRKVKSIVTLENGVLKQKQAWDGKESIITREVKDGRLVATCIFQDVNCVRIYDRK, encoded by the exons ATGGGGGATGAACTGGTGGGCACATGGAAGCTCACTGACAACAACAGTGACGATTTCGACAAGTACATGGAAAAAGTTG GGGTGACTTTTCTTACCCGCAAAGCTGCTTGTCACCTGAAGCCTGATGTGAACATCACTAAAAATAACGATGAATGGTGTATAAAAACGACGAGCACCTTCAAGAACACAGAGCTGAGCTTTAAGTGCGGCGAGGAGTTTGATGAAACCACTGCAGATGGCCGGAAGGTCAAG TCAATAGTAACTCTTGAAAACGGGGTATTAAAACAAAAACAAGCCTGGGATGGCAAGGAATCAATTATTACTAGAGAAGTGAAAGATGGCCGCCTGGTAGCT ACTTGCATTTTCCAAGATGTGAACTGCGTTCGGATCTACGACAGAAAATGA